CGAAAAGCTCTGGGCGGGCGAACTGCTGTCCAGCGAGTCGACGAAGCGTCTTCTCGACCTCATGTATCGCCAGACCACGCCCAACCGCATGCGTGCGGGCCTTCCGTCCGACGTGCGATTTGCCGACAAGTGTGGCACCTCGTACTCGCTGGAGGGCGAAACGGCGGCTTACAACGACATCGGCATCGTCACCTGGCCCGATGGCCATACCGTCGTCGTGGCCGCCTTCCTCACCGCATCGAAGGCGGACAAGCCCGCCAGGGACGCGCTCTTCGCGAAGCTGGGCAAGGCCGTCGTGGACGCGGCGTCACCTGCCGGGAGATAGCATCGCGATCCGGTGCCCAAGGACGGGCGTTTGGGTGAGGTCATCATCTTAGGCGCGCGCGGGAACCCGCGGCGCGACTTACCAGGGCCATGCCCCCGCGGGCACGAAGGGCTAAGCTGCGTCCATGTCCCGAGCCCTGCCGCCCGCCTCCACAGACACGCCTGCCGTCGACTGCAGTGAGGCGGCCCGGCGCTGGACCCTCGTCGCCGCCATTCTCGGTTCCGGCATGGCCTTCGTCGACGGCACCATCGTCAACGTGGCGCTGCCGGCCATCCAGCACGCCATGCAGGCGACCACGGCGGGCGCGCAGTGGGTCATGGAGTCCTACGCGTTGCTGCTCTCCGCGTTGCTCCTGGTCGGCGGTGTGCTGGGCGACCGCTTCGGCCGGCGTCGCGTCTTCGCGCTGGGCGCCCTCGTGTTCACCGTATCGTCGCTCGGATGCGCGGCGGCGCCCGGCATCGGCTGGCTGGTAGTCGCGCGAGGGTTGCAGGGCCTCGGTGCCGCCTTGCTGGTACCGGGAAGCCTTTCGCTGATCACCTCGGCGTACCCGAAAGAGCGACGGGGCAGGGCTATCGGCACATGGTCGGCATTCAGCGGCGTCACTGCCGCAATAGGACCGGTGCTGGGCGGCTTTCTCGTCGAGCACCTGTCGTGGCACTGGGCCTTCCTCATCAACCTGCCGCTGGGGCTCGCGTTGATCGCCATCTGCCGTTGGCAGGTACCCGAGAGCCGCGGCGCCCGTGCCGGCGGTATCGACGTGGCGGGTGCCCTCCTGGCGACGCTCGGTTTGTCCGGCGTGGTGTACGCGCTCATCGAAGCGCCTCAGCAAGGCTGGCTGTCGCCGGGCGTGGGCATCGCCGCCGCCTTGGGCGTATCGGCATCGATCGCCTTCGCCGTCGTCGAGCGACGAATCGCGGCACCCATGCTCCCGCTGGGCCTCTTTCGCGACCGCACTTTCGCCGGCGCCAACCTGCTCACCTTGCTGCTCTACGCGGCGCTCGGCGGCAGCCTGTTCTTCGTGCCGCTCAACCTCATCCAGGTGCAGGGCTATGGTGCGACCGGGGCCGGCGCATCGCTTCTTCCCTTCATCGTGATCATGTTCGTGCTGTCGCGCTGGACGGGCCAACTCGTCGATCGGGTGGGTGCACGCTTGCCGCTTGTCGTCGGCCCGGCGATGGCCGCCGGCGGTTTTGCGTTGTACGCGGTGCCCGGGGTCGGCGGGTCGTATTGGACGACGTTCTTTCCGGCCGCCGCGGTGCTGGGGCTGGGCATGAGCATCACCATCGCGCCCCTGACCACCACGGTGATGAACGCCCTCGAGCCGGGCCTGGCGGGAACCGCGTCGGGCGTGAACAACGCCGTGTCGCGCGTGGCGGGACTCATCGCCATCGCGGCGTTCGGCGTCGTACTGACGCAGGGTTTCGATGCACGGTTGCAGGCAGGGCTGCACGGCTTGTCGCTTCCACATGAGGTGGTACAGAGTATCGTCGACCAGAAAGCCCGGTTGGCCGGCATCGAGCTGCCGCATGGGGCCGAAGTAGCCAGGGGGATCGTCGACCACGCGTTCGTGGCGGGATTCCGGCGGGTCATGCTGTTGTCGGCCGCGCTGGCGCTGCTGTCTTCGTTGGTCGCGGGCTTCATGATTCGCGACCCGCAACGGTAAGGCGAAGGAATACTTCAGTTACCGCTCACGGACGTCAACACGTCTTGAGGCCGCGTGGCACGCGTGTTCACGCTTGCACGGCCATGGTGTCCCAAAAGGAGACACCATGTATTCCGATTCCGAGAAAAAAGCACTCGACGAGTTCGAGGCCCATCTGTCCGGGCCGTCATTTCCATGCTTTGCGGGACAGACGGCACTTCAGCGCGACCTCGTGACCCACGTGTTCGCCGGGCCGATGGTTTGCCCCGCGGATGACGCAAAGGCTGCGAAGGCCATCGCCGCCTTCGCGGGACGCGACAAGGCCGAGCATACGTTCGCAAGCCTCGTGGTGCACTTCACCGATACCGCCGCCATGCCCGAGGAGAGTTTCGAGCGATTGTTGTTCGCCCGGCTGCAGGGTATTCACGACGCCGATGCACCGCATCATG
This window of the Luteibacter aegosomatis genome carries:
- a CDS encoding DHA2 family efflux MFS transporter permease subunit, with translation MSRALPPASTDTPAVDCSEAARRWTLVAAILGSGMAFVDGTIVNVALPAIQHAMQATTAGAQWVMESYALLLSALLLVGGVLGDRFGRRRVFALGALVFTVSSLGCAAAPGIGWLVVARGLQGLGAALLVPGSLSLITSAYPKERRGRAIGTWSAFSGVTAAIGPVLGGFLVEHLSWHWAFLINLPLGLALIAICRWQVPESRGARAGGIDVAGALLATLGLSGVVYALIEAPQQGWLSPGVGIAAALGVSASIAFAVVERRIAAPMLPLGLFRDRTFAGANLLTLLLYAALGGSLFFVPLNLIQVQGYGATGAGASLLPFIVIMFVLSRWTGQLVDRVGARLPLVVGPAMAAGGFALYAVPGVGGSYWTTFFPAAAVLGLGMSITIAPLTTTVMNALEPGLAGTASGVNNAVSRVAGLIAIAAFGVVLTQGFDARLQAGLHGLSLPHEVVQSIVDQKARLAGIELPHGAEVARGIVDHAFVAGFRRVMLLSAALALLSSLVAGFMIRDPQR